In Fibrobacter sp., the genomic stretch ATGAGAACTCATTCGAGAACTTGAACAAGAACTTCTCGGCAGTAAATATTACAATTGTCGAGGACAGCTTGGAGATCACACCAATCACGGTTGACGTGACGATCACCAAGCATAGCTTGACCGAGGCATACGACGGCGAGACTCATACGGTTTCTGGCTACGACTTCGTATCATCCAACCCTGAGTTGTTCAAGCGTGACGACTTGAAGTTCATCGGTGAGGTGAGCGACTCTATCGCGACAGGCGTTGAGGTAGGCAAGTACGGCATGAAGTTCGACGAAAACTCGTTCGAGAACTTGAACCACAACTTCTCTGCGGTTAACATCACCATCGTTGAGGACAGCTTGGAGATCACGCCAATTACGGTTGATGTAACCATCACCAAGCACGGCTTGACCGAGGCATACGACGGCGAGACACATACGGTTTCTGGCTACGACTTCTTGTCATCCAACCCTGAGTTGTTCAAGCGTGACGACTTGAAGTTCATTGGCGAGGTGAGCGACTCTATCGCGACAGGCGTCGAGGTGGGCAAGTACGGTATGAAGTTCGATGAGAACTCATTCGAGAACTTGAACAAGAACTTCTCGGCAGTAAATATTACAATTGTCGAGGACAGCTT encodes the following:
- a CDS encoding MucBP domain-containing protein; the protein is ATGVEVGKYGMTFTKESFENLNKNFSAVNITIVEDSLEITPITVDVTITKHGLTEAYDGETHSVSGYDFVSSNPELFKRDDLKFIGEVSDSIATGVEVGKYGMKFDENSFENLNKNFSAVNITIVEDSLEITPITVDVTITKHSLTEAYDGETHTVSGYDFVSSNPELFKRDDLKFIGEVSDSIATGVEVGKYGMKFDENSFENLNHNFSAVNITIVEDSLEITPITVDVTITKHGLTEAYDGETHTVSGYDFLSSNPELFKRDDLKFIGEVSDSIATGVEVGKYGMKFDENSFENLNKNFSAVNITIVEDSLEITPITVDVTITKHSLTEAYDGETHTVSGYDFVSSNPELFKRDDLKFIGEVSDSIATGVEVGKYGMK